A window of Malania oleifera isolate guangnan ecotype guangnan chromosome 5, ASM2987363v1, whole genome shotgun sequence contains these coding sequences:
- the LOC131155542 gene encoding putative pentatricopeptide repeat-containing protein At5g59900, whose protein sequence is MKLLRPHRYLSKPGFHFKLRYLCSSYETSVVDREGDEQIATILTDIVRGNQSWKIAFSNTFLTDQLKSRHVEMVLIRTLDNPRLALRFFNFLGLHKNFIHSTTSFCILVHALVQCNLFWPASSLLQTLLLRGLTPQGVFESFLNSYQHLKFSSTLGFDLLIQMYVQSKRVFDAIVIIRLMRSHRLLPEVRTFSCVLNGLLRVRRFNVVLDLFDEIVKLGVRPDVYICTTVVRSLCESRDFARAKEMIPWMESSGCELSVVTYNAFIHGLCKSQRAWEAIEVKNLLSKKGLRADVVTYCTLVLGLCKVQDFEVAAELMNEMLEVGCVPSEAAVSGLAEGLRKKGNIADAYDLVIKVGKLGVVPNLFVYNSLINSLCRDEKFNEAELLFVSMGEKGLFPNDVTYSVLIDSFCKRGNMSAAHFCFGKMRNAGITGTVYHYNSLISGHCKLGALKSADFLFDEMIGKGLIPTVVTYTTMISGYCKEGKLHRAFRLYHEMTGKGISANTYTFTSLISGLFHANMMAEAIKLFDEMVEQNIAPNEVTYNVMIEGHCKQGNTVRAFELLDEMMEKGLVPDSYTYRSLITGLCSTGRVCEAKEFMDDLHREHHKLNEMCFSALLYGYCREGRLKDALAACNEMAERGVDMDLVCYAILIYGTLKHHDTIKLRGILKEMHDHGLRPDNVIYTNMIDAYCKAGNLKRAFRLWDIMVGEGYIPNVVTYTAVINGLCNAGFSDKAVLLCKEMLGKNSLPNQITFGCFLDHLTKEENMEKAAQLHTSMLREFLASTVTYNILIRGFCQLGRIQDAKRLLVTMIDYGIFPDCISYSTIIHEYCKRGDLEKALGLWDSMLDRGVNPDSVAYNVLIYGCCVSGELTKAFELRDDMMRRGVKPNRATYNALIHGTCFTSSVLL, encoded by the coding sequence ATGAAGCTCCTTCGTCCTCATCGATATCTCTCAAAACCTGGCTTCCATTTCAAACTCAGATACCTCTGTAGCTCCTACGAGACCTCCGTTGTCGATCGCGAGGGAGATGAGCAAATCGCGACCATCCTCACAGACATTGTGCGAGGAAATCAGAGCTGGAAGATCGCCTTCAGCAACACTTTCCTCACTGACCAATTGAAGTCTCGCCATGTGGAAATGGTCTTGATCCGAACCCTTGACAATCCGAGGTTAGCCCTAAGGTTCTTCAACTTTTTAGGGTTACACAAGAACTTCATCCACTCCACGACCTCGTTTTGCATTCTGGTTCACGCTTTGGTTCAATGTAATCTCTTTTGGCCTGCGTCCTCCCTGTTGCAAACGCTGCTACTTCGCGGGTTGACTCCGCAGGGTGTCTTTGAGTCTTTCCTGAATTCATATCAACACTTGAAATTTTCGTCCACTCTGGGTTTTGATTTGTTGATTCAAATGTATGTACAGAGTAAAAGAGTGTTCGATGCTATTGTGATCATTAGGCTCATGAGGAGCCATAGATTGTTGCCTGAAGTTCGGACTTTCAGCTGCGTTTTGAATGGACTCCTTAGAGTTAGGCGGTTCAACGTTGTTTTGGATTTATTTGATGAGATTGTGAAGTTGGGGGTCCGCCCTGATGTTTATATTTGTACCACTGTGGTCCGGAGCTTGTGTGAATCAAGAGATTTTGCTAGGGCTAAGGAAATGATTCCATGGATGGAGTCAAGTGGGTGTGAATTGAGTGTAGTGACGTATAATGCATTCATCCACGGCCTTTGTAAGTCTCAGAGGGCTTGGGAAGCTATTGAGGTGAAGAATTTGTTGAGTAAAAAAGGGTTGAGAGCTGATGTTGTAACATACTGTACGTTAGTACTTGGGTTGTGCAAGGTGCAAGATTTTGAAGTTGCTGCAGAACTAATGAATGAAATGCTTGAGGTGGGATGTGTGCCAAGTGAAGCTGCAGTCTCAGGTCTTGCAGAGGGGTTGAGGAAGAAGGGGAATATTGCTGATGCATATGATTTGGTCATCAAGGTGGGAAAACTAGGGGTAGTGCCTAATTTGTTTGTTTACAATTCATTGATAAATTCTTTGTGTAGAGATGAGAAATTCAATGAGGCTGAGTTGCTATTTGTCAGCATGGGGGAAAAGGGCTTGTTTCCTAATGATGTTACCTATTCTGTATTGATTGATTCATTCTGCAAAAGGGGGAATATGAGTGCTGCCCATTTTTGCTTTGGTAAAATGAGGAATGCTGGGATAACTGGAACTGTGTATCACTATAATTCTTTAATAAGTGGGCATTGTAAGTTGGGGGCATTGAAGTCAGCTGATTTTCTTTTTGATGAAATGATTGGTAAAGGATTGATACCAACAGTGGTAACTTATACAACAATGATAAGTGGATACTGCAAGGAAGGGAAACTGCACAGGGCATTCAGGCTTTATCATGAGATGACTGGAAAGGGCATATCGGCAAACACTTACACCTTTACCTCACTTATTTCAGGTCTTTTTCATGCAAATATGATGGCTGAGGCAATTAAGTTGTTTGATGAAATGGTGGAACAGAACATTGCTCCAAACGAGGTAACTTATAATGTTATGATTGAGGGGCACTGCAAGCAAGGTAACACAGTAAGAGCTTTTGAATTGCTTGATGAAATGATGGAGAAAGGCCTTGTACCAGATTCTTATACCTATAGATCCCTTATAACTGGGCTATGTTCTACTGGTAGAGTGTGCGAAGCCAAAGAATTTATGGATGACCTTCATAGAGAACATCATAAGTTAAATGAGATGTGTTTTAGTGCACTTCTTTATGGCTATTGTAGGGAAGGAAGATTAAAAGATGCATTGGCTGCTTGTAATGAGATGGCGGAAAGGGGGGTGGACATGGATCTTGTGTGTTATGCTATACTTATATATGGAACTCTAAAACATCATGACACAATAAAACTGCGTGGTATCTTGAAGGAGATGCATGACCATGGATTGAGGCCTGACAATGtcatttatacaaatatgatagaTGCATATTGCAAAGCAGGAAATTTAAAGAGGGCATTTAGGCTTTGGGACATAATGGTTGGTGAAGGGTACATCCCAAATGTTGTAACATATACTGCTGTCATAAATGGCTTATGTAATGCTGGATTTTCAGACAAAGCGGTGCTTCTTTGTAAGGAAATGCTAGGTAAAAACTCCCTTCCAAATCAGATCACATTTGGTTGTTTCCTTGATCACCTTACCAAGGAAGAAAACATGGAGAAAGCTGCACAGCTGCACACTTCAATGCTGAGGGAGTTCTTAGCAAGCACTGTCACATACAACATTCTTATTAGAGGTTTTTGCCAATTAGGCAGAATTCAGGATGCCAAAAGGCTCCTGGTAACAATGATAGATTATGGGATATTTCCGGATTGTATAAGTTATTCTACAATAATTCACGAGTACTGTAAGAGGGGTGACTTAGAGAAAGCTTTAGGGCTGTGGGACTCTATGCTGGACAGAGGCGTGAATCCTGACTCAGTGGCATATAATGTTTTGATATATGGCTGCTGTGTTAGTGGAGAACTCACCAAGGCTTTTGAATTGCGTGATGACATGATGCGAAGGGGTGTGAAACCAAATCGAGCAACATATAATGCTCTTATTCATGGAACTTGCTTTACAAGTTCAGTTTTGTTATGA